In Deltaproteobacteria bacterium, the DNA window ACTCCGCGTGCGCGACGGGCGCTTCACGGGCGAGGCCGTGCGCCCGCTCTGCTACGGCGAGGGCAAGACCTACTGGGCGGAGCGCTTCGCCGCCGCGCAGGGGGTTGACCTGGGACGCAGCTACTTCTACACGGACTCGATCACGGACCTGCCCGTGCTCGAGCGGGTGGGGGAGCCGCGCATCGTGAATCCGGATCCGCGGCTGCGCCGCGTGGCGGGGCGGCGGGGGTGGCCGGTGCTCCAGCTCGGGCCGGCCGACGACACAGCGAAGTTCGGGGAGGGGGAGGACACATGGCGAACCAGCCGGTGCGGCGCCGAAGCGCGCCCAAGCGCGCGTTGATCGGGCCGCTCGTCATGCTGGGGAGCGGGATGGCGGCCGGCGTGCTGCTCTGGCGCTTCCTGATGCTCGAGCCGCCACCGGCGGCCGGGCTCCGGCTGGGTGCGCCCGAGCGGCTCTCGCACCAGGATCGGCACGCGCTCGATCACCTGCTCGCCGAGCCCCACGCGCGCCCGTAGGCGCCGCCGCTCCGGGGGGAGGTGGGGAGGATGGCGACCATCGACGAGAATCTGCGTCGGGTCCCGCCGCAGAGCCTGGAGGCCGAGGAGTCGGTCCTGGGCGGGATCATGCTCGACAACACGGTCATCGACGGCGTCGTCGGCATGCTCCAGCCCGAGGACTTCTACCGCGGCGCGCACCGCAAGCTCTTCCGGGCGATGGTGGACCTCAGCGAGCGGAGCGAGCCGGTCGACCTGATCACGCTCGCCGAGAGCCTGAAGACGCGCGGCGAGCTGGCCGAGGTGGGCGGCGCGTCCTACCTGGCCGAGCTGACCGAGCGCGTACCCACCGCCGCCAACGCCGTCCACTACGCCAGGATCGTCCGCGAGCGCGCGATCCTGCGCGGCCTCATCGCGGCGTCCACCGAGATCGCGACCCGCGGCTACCAGGCCTCCGACAACGTCGACGAGCTGCTCGACCGCGCAGAGCAGCTCATCTTCGGCATCCAGGAACGCAAGGTGAAGCAGGCGTTCGCCAGGCTCTCGGAGATCCTGGTCGACTCGATCAAGACGATCGAGCGCCTCTACGAGCAGAAGCAGGCCGTGACCGGCGTGCCGACGGGCTTCGCGGACCTGGACGCGCTGACCGCGGGGCTGCAGCCGTCGGACCTGATCGTCGTGGCCGGCCGGCCGAGCATGGGGAAGTGCCTCACGGCCGACGCGGAGATTATCCTCGCGGACGGCAGCGTGCGGACGATCGAGGAGATCGTGCGGGCCCGCTCCGGACCGCTGTTCACGTTGACCGATCGCTGGAAGCTCACGACCGCCGACCCGTCTGCCTTCGTGGACGACGGCGTGAAGCCGATCTTCGAGGTCACCACGCGCCTCGGCCGGAGGGTGCGCACCACGCTCCCGCATCCGTTCCTGACCGTGGACGGGTGGAAGCCGCTCGCGGACCTCCGGCCGGGCGACCACATCGCCGTCCCGCGGCGCCTCGACGTCTTTGGGACGCGCGCGCTCGGTGAAGACCGAATGAAGATACTCGGCTATCTTCTCGGCGACGGGACGCTCACGGGACCCTGCCCGACCTTCACCAACGGTGACCCGCGGCTGCGCGCCGACTTTCGCGAGGCGGTCGGCCGATTGGGCGGGCTCGGCGTGCGCGAGGACCTCCCCGCCACGCGGACGCCCAGCCTGGCGGTGTCCTCCGACCGCTCGGCGATCGCTGGGGGACGCCACCGATTCGGCCGCCGCGTGAGGCGTGAGCTCGCTGTCGCCGGCCTCTCCGCAAGACGGCTGGCGCTCGAGCTCGGGGTCTCAGCGGGGTCCGTGACGAACTGGTGCGCGGGCCGAACCGTCCCGGCGCCGGCGGTCTTTCACGGGCTCTGCGCCGCGCTCGCCATCCCGGAGGAGGAGGTCGCTCCCGACGGTCTCGCGTCGCTGCGCAAGAGCTCGCGGAATGCGCTGGCACGCTGGCTCGACGCGCTCGGGCTGCGGGGCAAGACCGCCGCATCGAAGTTCGTCCCGGACGTCGTCTTCACGGCGCCGCGGGACGAGGTGGCGTGCTTCTTGAACCGCCTGTTCGCGTCCGACGGCTGGGCCACGGTCCTGGCAAGCGGGCAGGCGCAGCTCGGCTTCTGCTCGGCCAGCGAGCGCATGGCCCGCCAGGTGCAGCACCTCCTCCTGCGCTTCGGTGTGACCGCGTCGCTCCGCGGGCGTCGTATCCGTTACCGCGGCGGCTTCCGCGTTGCCTGGCAACTCGACCTTACCGACGCGATGGCGATCCAGGCCTTCATCGACCGGATCGGCATCTTCGGGAAAGAGACCGCGCTGGCGCGCGTGGAGGCGGCGCTCGCTCGGAGACGCTATCAGACCAACCGCGATCTCGTCCCCGTGGGCGTGTGGCGTTGGATCGACGCGGCCAGACGGGGGGCGACCTGGCAGTCGCTCTGCGCCCGCATGGGTCTCGGCGACCACCCGAATCTCCACGTCGGCCGGCGCGCGCTCTCGCGCCGGCGGCTGGGGGCCATCGCTCGCGCGCTGAGCGACGCTCGCCTCGAAGACCTGGCCAGCAGCGACGTGTACTGGGAC includes these proteins:
- the dnaB gene encoding replicative DNA helicase encodes the protein MATIDENLRRVPPQSLEAEESVLGGIMLDNTVIDGVVGMLQPEDFYRGAHRKLFRAMVDLSERSEPVDLITLAESLKTRGELAEVGGASYLAELTERVPTAANAVHYARIVRERAILRGLIAASTEIATRGYQASDNVDELLDRAEQLIFGIQERKVKQAFARLSEILVDSIKTIERLYEQKQAVTGVPTGFADLDALTAGLQPSDLIVVAGRPSMGKCLTADAEIILADGSVRTIEEIVRARSGPLFTLTDRWKLTTADPSAFVDDGVKPIFEVTTRLGRRVRTTLPHPFLTVDGWKPLADLRPGDHIAVPRRLDVFGTRALGEDRMKILGYLLGDGTLTGPCPTFTNGDPRLRADFREAVGRLGGLGVREDLPATRTPSLAVSSDRSAIAGGRHRFGRRVRRELAVAGLSARRLALELGVSAGSVTNWCAGRTVPAPAVFHGLCAALAIPEEEVAPDGLASLRKSSRNALARWLDALGLRGKTAASKFVPDVVFTAPRDEVACFLNRLFASDGWATVLASGQAQLGFCSASERMARQVQHLLLRFGVTASLRGRRIRYRGGFRVAWQLDLTDAMAIQAFIDRIGIFGKETALARVEAALARRRYQTNRDLVPVGVWRWIDAARRGATWQSLCARMGLGDHPNLHVGRRALSRRRLGAIARALSDARLEDLASSDVYWDEVVAIEPAGTSQVYDLTVPGTHNFVANDICVHNTALCLNIAEHAALRADVGVAIFSLEMAKEQLAMRMLCSEARVDLARVRTGHLSDREFPKLAMAAGRLGDAPIYIDDTPALSVLELRAKARRLKRDAASKLGLVVVDYIQLMRSSEGRDNREQEISEISRSLKALAKELHLPVVALSQLNRQVESRTPPVPRLADLRESGAIEQDADVICFLYRDEYYNPEDTEKQGVAEVHVAKQRNGPIGKIELTFLKEYTRFENREVAPEDASGGDQGSALH